One genomic window of Pseudomonadales bacterium includes the following:
- the arsS gene encoding arsenosugar biosynthesis radical SAM protein ArsS (Some members of this family are selenoproteins.), which yields MQDTRPLLMNTDFPGLRRKQFDVLQVNLGYLCNLSCTHCHVNAGPHRTELMSRENIDVVIDVLQRSSIKTLDLTGGAPEMNPDFKYLVEQARILGVDVIDRCNLTILLEPGYEDMIGFLAANQVQVVASLPCYSEQNVSQQRGKGVFESSITALKKLNLAGYGVNSELPLNLVYNPNGAFLPPPQDTLEQEYKQRLGEDFGIVFNDLYTITNMPISRFGAVLLAKGEYSNYLDLLKSNYSTDNLHTLMCLSTVSVDWQGNLYDCDFNQMLALPMLAPVLSRSTSLIASDSRPQLRDLLDTDFCGQSITVGDHCYGCTAGQGSSCGGALDKS from the coding sequence ATGCAAGATACTCGCCCGCTGTTAATGAATACCGATTTTCCCGGCCTGCGAAGAAAGCAGTTCGACGTGTTGCAGGTTAATCTCGGTTACCTCTGCAATCTCAGCTGCACCCATTGCCATGTTAATGCCGGCCCCCACCGCACTGAGCTGATGAGTAGGGAAAATATCGATGTTGTTATTGACGTGCTGCAGCGGAGCTCAATTAAAACGCTTGACCTGACTGGCGGTGCGCCGGAGATGAACCCCGATTTCAAATACTTGGTGGAACAGGCACGTATATTGGGTGTTGATGTGATTGATCGCTGCAATCTCACCATTCTGCTTGAGCCGGGTTACGAAGACATGATCGGATTTTTAGCGGCTAATCAGGTGCAGGTTGTTGCATCATTACCTTGTTATTCAGAACAAAACGTATCCCAGCAGAGGGGGAAAGGCGTATTTGAAAGCAGTATCACTGCATTGAAAAAACTCAATCTAGCGGGTTACGGCGTCAATTCTGAACTGCCATTGAATCTGGTTTATAACCCCAACGGGGCTTTTCTACCGCCGCCGCAGGATACGCTAGAGCAGGAGTATAAACAGCGCCTCGGTGAGGATTTCGGCATTGTGTTTAATGACTTGTATACCATCACCAATATGCCTATCAGTCGCTTTGGTGCAGTGCTTCTGGCAAAAGGTGAGTATTCAAACTACCTCGATTTATTAAAGTCCAACTATTCGACGGACAATCTCCATACATTAATGTGCCTCTCAACAGTGAGTGTTGACTGGCAGGGGAATCTCTATGATTGTGATTTTAATCAGATGCTTGCATTGCCGATGCTTGCGCCAGTTCTTTCCAGGTCTACGTCGCTGATTGCCAGTGATAGCCGCCCCCAATTACGGGATTTACTTGATACGGATTTCTGTGGTCAGTCAATTACTGTGGGCGATCATTGTTACGGTTGCACAGCGGGTCAGGGCAGTAGCTGTGGTGGCGCTCTTGACAAGAGTTGA